taaaaagaaaacagggAACAAAAAGACATGTGTCCCTCCACAAAAAGGCTAAGCCTACAAAAAAAATTAATACGCGAAACATAATAACGGCCCACTAAAAAAATGTCATATCGGGTCTCATTGCTTCACGAAGGACAAACAGAAAACACGATGCAAGGACAACGAGCATGACTCAGAAGCACGTGTATCTAACGGTATATGAGTTGGATGAAAAATTGTTAACTCTCATTTAGATAATAATTAACAAACCAATCCGAAATGAGACCTCAGACCGCGTTGCGAAAATGGCCTAACAAAAGACACACGCGAGGTCGACAAATAGACACCAAACACACGACGTGACAGAGAGCGCGTGTGACAAAATAACCTGCAATCAAGATTTTCACGACATTTAAAGCGAACATATGGCAGAGTGAAAACAagctcatgaattttaaacaaataaGTAAAGAATAAAAGGAAAAGGAATAAAGGAAAAGgtgaaaataaaaaatataaataaaaacaaaaatcatGAATAAAAGTTTATAATTTAAAACAAAATAATgaaatagaaaaaaacaaaaaaggaaaataaaacagaaacaaaaaaaacaaatacTGGGAGTCAAATGGGAAAAAACGAGAGGAACTAGAACGGTGTAGCATAAACTTATGAAAAGAAATATAGAAAAAAGCAATCAACATGGCACTAGTAACGCATAGGCTTGTGAAAACCAACAACGGACTAACCTCACACTAGCAACGACCTGACAGGCAGCGCGCGAGCCAGTGCACCAGCGAGACCATCTCGTTTTACATGAATATTAGAGAAAGTTAATCCAACGACTCTAGACATAGATGTGAGGTagttatttcacatctagatgtgaaatagcaaacctGTTAAAAATACATGTATTCTAAAATTTAAATaatttttatgaattttaaaaGTGTTCTTgaataaaaaaactaaaataaaagagaatgagtaaaataaaaatggaaaaagaaaagaaaaaagaaaaatagataAAAATGAAAATAACAATGAAAAAACAGATGCAAGCCTCCTAGACATGATTGGAAAACTGCAAGCTGATCCTAAGCTCATGTCACTACTGGCCGGCTCTGTGCACGATAATAGACGATAATAGACTAGAACAATTTCGGGGAAAATGAACGACCAAACACATGGGCTGAACAAACACACGGCCTAACACACACAAGGCCGGCGGAGCACATGGGCCTGAACAAACATACAGACGAACACAGGTGTACGTGCGTACATCGCGAAAGAAACCAACACAGCGCTAAAACGAGGAATCATGATTATTGTATCAAACGGTTGTGGACTTAGATGTGAGatagctatttcacatctagatgtgaaatagcaaacctGAATGTTTAATTATGGTTTGTAAAACGGTAATGTAGTACCAAATTATAGAATGATGTGGCAACTACGTGTTTAAAATGAATTTATGTGACAACTATAGTGTTTAAATATTTTTAGGAAAGAATTTATAGGGGATTTACTAGCTGCGAAACAGTGTTTTATTTATTGAAAAAAACAGGACAGTGAGCACTTTTTTGCAGTTTTATAATATAGAAAATCTGCTAGAGATGCTATATTGCGAGCACGACAAGTAACAAACCCTGAAAAAGAAATCGTACGTCTTGTCTTGCATCTGCCAAATGGAAGACTTTGCCTAACAGATCGTAAATTAGAGCCTTCTGTGCAACGGAAGTATTAATAAGTACTAGGAGTAGTAACAAAAATTTCTCAAGTAAAGGCGAATCTTTTTTCTCAAAAAAGATCACTCCAAAAACTTCAGTTGAAGTACTTGAGATATATCACACCGACCAGTAAAGGCGAAGTTTCGCTCTACAAAAATCACTCGGAGAACTTAACTTGCGGTACTTGATGTTCCGAATGTAGGAGATACATCAAGCAGAGGATGCTTAACGCACAGGCATATACGAAACTGAAGTTCAGAGGTTTTCCAGAGCTACCGATCATCTACTAAACTCAAGTTCAGAGGCTTTCCAGAGCTACCGATCATCTACTAAACTCAAGTTCAGAGGGATTCTAGCTAGAGCTACTGATCATCCACTGTTTGCTAGACGTACTGCGGCGCGAGATAAACCCACCATACGATGTCGACGGGGCCGGTGGGCATGATCGTGAAGACGAACTCGAGcctccacgcccagctcgtggggCTGTCCCGCCTGTACAGATGGGCCTGAATTCGAATCCCCCTGTCCGCGTGGAAGTAGTGGGCGTCCTCCGTCTGGTAGAAGGAGGTGAGGACGTAGCGATCGCCGGAGATGTATCTGAACATCTGCCACTCGGGGTGCGCCAGCTGCACAAAGGCACCGGGTGGCCGCTGCCCGCTCTCCGTCCTGAACAGCGGCGGCACTAGGACGGGACGCCCTGCTCGGGTGCACCCGGGGCGGTGGTAAACCACGTCGCAGAGCCTGCAGGAGACCTCGCCGCAGCACGGGCGGTACCACATCTGGTCAGCGCAGCGTGTGCACACGCAGGCCACCTCGTCCCACCGAGACGCCCTCACCTGCAATACGATCATCATGTCAAATTATGCACTGAATTATCAACATACTAACTGACAAGATTGCACGATGAAACGTTGATCAAATTCCCTCAAGAACAAACGGTAGATTCAAGAGTCGGTAGATTCAGATTACACAATTACACACGGTAGATTTCAGAAAGAGTCGATAGCAGACAGAACAAACAGGAAACATCATGGTATCTATGCAACAAATACTTCAAGACTTTCTACCATCAAGTGCCATCCAATCCAAGAATCTGCTCTATACTATCATCCAAGTTCTACCAGTATCACACAGTCCAAGAATTTCTAATCATGCGCCTACGAATTCATCAAAGACACAGCACGCGATTCCGTTCGGGCACGCAAACTTCAAAAAATGGGCAAAGGACCGACTTACCCGCTGCGGGCGGGCGGGCATGACTGTGTCTGCATCCCTGGTGCGGCGCGTCGCCGCCATCACGTGCTGCAAATCAAGCAGAACCTCGTGAGTTAGCATTCGATCGCAGTCGCAGAATTAAGCAGAGTCTCTTATGGCCAGCTCGGTGCATCACGTACCTCTCCGAAGGCCGCGGCAACCTGGCCCGTGCGGCCAATGTAGTTCATGCCAGGCGGGTTTCCACCGGGCACCGCGAATCCCTCGTCGGTCTGTAGGATTGAGCGGGCGCTCGACTGCCCAAGAAATTGCAAGTGTGGATATGAGGTGATTGAGTTCCCGAATAAAGATTAAGAACCGAATCTCGAAAGCAGCAAGAAGTTCAAGAATGAAGATAGAGCGGGCGGGCGCGGTACCTGCACATTGCTAGCGTCGAGTGGACGATCCAGGTTCCCGTGTTCCCCCTGGATGAATAAGAACACGTACTGGTCGACGCATACGGTGGCACGCGCCGTGGTGCGATGAAGAGCGAGACGGCGGAGGTGAGGCCAGAAGAAGGCGGGCATCGGGAGGGGCTGAATGATGTCGTCCTCGCGCGGGGGGCCGTCTGAGACGGAGATGTCCGTCCAGGAGATCACCTGCAAGAAAACTTAATGTATCTGTTCATCGAACTCCTCATGGTTCTTGATGATTCCTCTCGCTTTCTTGCTTCGATTTTACCTGGCCGTAGAAGCGatgcgccgtccactgcacgcaGATGAACGGCAGCACCGGCGGGAGCTCGTCAACGATGGTGCCGGAGGTGACGGGGCGTCGGGACGCGCCGCCGTCCTGCTCCATGGCGTGCGGCGTCGCGTGCAGCCGGGAAGGAAGAGCAGTCAGGAGACGAAGAGGAAGGTCGAATTGATGGAGACCGAGAGGCTAGCGGGAAGGAAACGGTTTGACTAGCAGGATGTCCTGTATTTATTTATAGCCTAGTGGTCGTGGGGGTCTCGCTTTGAGAttggtgcgggtgcgggtgcgggtgggAGATGAAtaaggaaggcggcggcggcgctaggtttgGGGAGTGGAGGGCTGGAGGCGGGGGTGGGGATTCGGCGCCCATCCCTCGATTCATGAATCCGATTTGCCGGAGGCGCCAGGTTTGTTGGTTTCTTCCCTCGGTCGGTTAGTTCTGCAATCTTCCCCCGATTTGGGGTCTGATTTCCTCGAAATTTTTCCTGATTTTAGTGGTTTTATTTAAGGTTGCTGGGTAATTCACCCGCTAATCTCTTTGTGGCCATCCCTGGACACACAAGGCGGTTGTATTAGTATTAATACTTGGTGCTGTTGAGACGAATTTGAAGATATGAACTCGCTTGAGAGGGTTAGTTAGTGGTCATGCAGCAGACTTCGCAAAAACCATCTTCTTTTGTATAATCACAGGTTTTCCAGTTTCTCTTGGGAAGTTTATCCCTAGTACCAGTACTACAAATGCTGCAGAACTGGATAATCGCGACCAGTCCATCGTCAGGTCAGAGCATTGCGCCACATTTAGATATAGCAGGATGAAACTGCTTGACATGCATACAGCAACTTCAATTAGGTTACTGGCATCAAGATGCCCTTTGACGTTTGTGAGGAAGGGTCACAAATGACAAATCCCCTGTACATGGACAGCTGAACACAAAATCATCTCTATTAATCAGTCCAAGTTCGCTCATGGTAGGAGCTAGGATCCTACCTggtctagggcgtaggttgtaCGGGAAGGGGGAGGGTTGACGGAGATGCGATCGCGGCTGCCGACGGCGGGGCGCCGTGGCGCGATgacgaagaggcggcggcggcacaagaggcggctagggttaggtctcccggctcccttcgggaagccgagcaaataataattgcttcttgcttgattagattgatacatctcttctccttatatagagaagtttacttgactcctaagcaaacgatcctaataacgataagataattgggctaagcccctaataatgataagataacttgggccacaacccactgggctaaacccctaatatgccggtcataacacttctccccgcctgcacaaacagctcgtcctcgagctgtaaggtggggaagcgcttgctgaactcctcgaggtgatcaaccagcgtcaaacaccttcgcgacagctggggcggccaggtcggcggcgacggcgtccttcGGAATGTAGTCTACAACCTCCaagtagaagagtcgcgggcagacgtggccgggcatgtagggctcgtcgcagttgaagcacaacccttggcggcgacgctcgagcagctcggccgaggtgagccggcggaacgggcgcgccgcggtcgcggcgaggggtgccgcggaagcctgagcaggccgaccctgcgcgggaacatCCGGCCAGGGTAGCGACCCAGCGGCCCGGGGCggtgattcctgctggatggccaacgcgcggcgctcgaacgcgcgggcgtagtacatggccgtctggagatcctggggtccccggagctccacgtccacgcggatgtgatccggaagtccaccgacgaagacgtcggcccgctgctgcgccgtcacgcccgacgcgtggcatgccagggcctagaaacggtcggcgaagtcctgaaccgtggaggtgaagggaaggcggcctagCTCTGCCAGGCGGCTCCTGCGGATCGGTGGCCCAAAACGAAGGAGACAGAGCTCGCgaaagcgctcccaagggggcatgctgcccttgtcctgctcgagggcgtagtaccaggtctgtGCCGCGCCGCGGAGGTGGTAAGAGGTGAGCCAGGTACGCTCCGAGGCGAGGGTGCGCTGCCTGcgaaagaactgctcgcactggttgagccagttgagggggtcctccgtgccgtcataagtggcgaagtcCAGTTTGGCAAACCGCGGCGGTGTATGAGTCGAAGCGCCGTGGCTGACTGGCTCGGAGGTGCGAAGCAGCGAGGATTGGGGCACCCGGTCAGCATGGCCGCGGCCCGTGGAGTGCCCCGCCGAGCCGGAGGGATCGCCGAACTGTAGAGTGGGTGCCGGCGGGTCTCCAGCCGACGTGTAGACGGGTGGCAGCGATGATTCGGTCAGCCAGGCCGGTACTGGGGACGGTGACGGCGGAAAGCACACTTGCTGGATCGGTACGCCTCCCTGCGTGGGTGACCCGGGCCCCGAGCTGGGCGGGGGCGGGGCCGGCAGCTGCGGCGGTACAGACCCGGGTGGCGTGGGGGGCGCAGCGAGGGCCGGGGCGGCCACTGTGGCCATTGaggcgcggcagcgggcggcgaTGGGGCCGGGAGCTGGGGCTGCGGATGCCCGGACCCGGGAGGCATCGGGGGCGCAGCGAGGGCCGGGGCTGGCCACTGTGGCCATTGAGGCGCGGCAGCGGGCGGTGGTGGGGCCGGCAGCTGGGGCTGCGGCTGCCCGGACCCGAGAGGCGTCGGGggcgcggcgatcgccggagccggcCGCTGCGGCCAGTggggggcgacggcgggcggcggctgaTCGGGCCAGTGGTGGTGTAGAGGCCCGATCGGCGCCGTGGTGGCCGCGTACCTAGGCAGGGCGGCTGGCCCGGTCGCGGCGGCCGGCTAGAAGGGCGGCGGCTGCCCGTAGTGCCCGGCCAGGTAGAGGCCCTGGACGGCGGTCACGAGGTCGTTGAGGACCCTGGTCATCTCCGCCGGCGAGTAGATGGCGacgggcggcgcggtggagggcggcgacggtggagtccagcggcgcggtggagagaggcggcggcgcggtggtgacgggcagcggcgtggtggtggcagGCAGCGGCGGGTTGGGTGGTGGTGCAGACATGATCGAAACCgagctacctgataccaaattggtaggagctaGGATCCTACCTGGTCTAGGGCGTAGGTTATACGGGAAGGGGGAGGGTTGACGGAGATGCGATCgcggctgccagcggcggggcgCCGTGGCGCGATgacgaagaggcggcggcggcgcaagaggcggctagggttaggtctcccggctcccttcgggaagccgagcaaataatgattgcttcttgcttgattagattgatacatctcctctccttatatagagaagtttacttgactcctaagcaaacgatcctaataacgataagataattgggctaagcccctaataatgataagataacttgggccacaacccactgggCTAAACCCCTAATATGCCGGCCATAACAGCTCAACTCAGTGGGGTGCAGTAAACAGAAAGAACTGTGGAAGTATTGTTGGAGCCTTTAGCATTATTTGCTCTGAGGACCGAGGAAGCGGTAAAGCTTATCCTATTATTTTTCTCAATTAGGATGATCTTACTATCACGCAACAATATACAGTAGATATGATCTTCATATCTCAGATTCCATACTTTGTTTGGAGCATAAACATCCATATATGTTGTCATGTTGCGTACTGAATGTCCCCCTGTTAACCAGGTGGTAGAGATGATCAATCTGGAACTGCAGAATATTTGAAGGGAGAAATAGATCCAAGTCTCAGGGGTGCCATATCTTATTAACTGTTTCCACAGTTCTTTCTGTTTACTGCACGCCACTGAGTTGAGCGAACTTGGACTGATTAATAGAGATGATTTTGTGTTCAGCTGTCCATGTACAGGGGATTTGTCATTTGTGAGCCATCCATACCTTTTGAAATATTGGAGTCTTGCATTTGTTCTCCAGCATATCTTAACATCTTAAAATAAAAATATACGCATTGGCTCATTGCACATGGTCTCGGTTCGCAACTTCACATTTTCCGAAATATGCCTCTTTCTAGGTTTATTAGGACAGATTTTAGTCCCATGGAAGGCCTGTCCATATAACAGGAGAGCAAATTGAACATTGTATACTTCATAGGGGTATATGATTTATTTGGAAATCTGATACCGGATTCTGTGCGTGGTGTAGAAATCCTTTGTTCATCGAAATTTTCCTTTGTTTATTCCTCAAAACATtgctttggtttttcttggtttcATATCACACATCAAATTGGTTACAAAACTTGAGGCTTGCAGTTGCATGTGTTCTATGATTTACTAGTAGTAGTCTAAGCAAACCAATTCGCCATGATGAGCTCTTCATGGTATCATATTAAGCTATTTTGAAGTGCTTGTTGTTTTTTGGTGGTTAACTAGTTGGTATTCCATTGTCGTTCTTTGCTGATGTTTGCATAGCTTTTATAATCCTTTCTGCCTTCTAAAAAGCCATCTCTGTTGATCTTTTAATAGGTGTTCCTGGAACTGTTGATTTGCTGCGGTGCACACTTTGTTATGCCGTTCCACAAAAATCTCGGTTTATGGGAGACCATAGGCTTGGACGAACCTACTTTTCTCAGCAATTACCCAATGTCTTTGATCACTAAAGTAAAATAGTCGGGTTGACAGGTGTCAACGACTTGTCTTGTCCTATTCAACCTTATCCTGATCCAGAAAGTCTTTCGTTATGCTGCAGAGATCAACTAAAGTCAAATCCAAGGCCCATTTACTGGTACTGACATCATTGGCTGGTTTGAGGCTAGTATTTTGGTAGTGATTTGCTAGTTTGTGTTGCAAATGCACTTCCTAATTCTCATTTCCTAATGCTTGGGGATGTTATGCTTCACCTATGAGCGAAGGCAAGGCCACCTCCAGGGTTTAGCACCACAAAATCCAATGATATGCTAATGCTGAAGACCCCACCTACAGAGAGATTTGTTAGCTCCAGTAGCACACATGGCGGATCAGCTGGTGTTGGTATTTTTGACTGGAGATTTGTATACTGGCAAGAGCTCTATTCTTACCTATTGCATTCCATATATTTTCTAGTTATCTCTGCAAGCTATCATGCATGCTTTCTggtctgacaccatattattttgGAATTAGGGCTGCATGAATATAGAAACAGCAGTAGTTTTGGTAACATTGCGATGGCTGGAGGCGAGAGTGGGGACTACATGAATTGTTTTTTGGCACAGCAAAGATTATTGGAGACTCAAAAAATCTTCCCAAAATGTTGTTCCATATTGGTCTGGAGATGGTATTCCAGCAGCAAAGGCACAAAATAAAGATACTGCTTCAGAAGTGTTTACTCTGCACTAAGTACACAGTTCCATGGCCGATCCATCTTGTGAAGCTTCAGAATCTCAGAATGTTGACTTGCTTGCTATGCTGCATTCTGCAGAGAAACCTAAAGCTCATGCTGGATTGCCACCATGGTCAAACTACCCCAAAGACAGAAATCTTCACGTGCATCTCACTCAAGGGCCACTTCATATGCATGAAAATCAGCAGAATTCTCACTCAAGGACTACTTCTGTTTAACAACAAAACTTCTGCCACAGAACCAGCCACCTCTAGCTCATTTGCCACCTAAGAAGTTGCTTGCTGAGATATCTCAAGATCCACAACTCTTGCACATGTTTGAACAACAGTATCTGCTATGACACCTACAGTTACAAGCACAGCCACCAGTGACACCTCAACCCCAGCTACAACTCTCAATTGTGGACAAGATTGTATTACttcagcagcagcagctgctgctgcaacAATGACTACAGCTTGAGTAGCAGCAGGTGTTGCTGCAGCAACAAGAATTACTTCCTCATGTCGCACCTCATGGGCGTTCCAGCCAGCAGCTTTATGATCCTTATGTGTCGAAGCATACTTCAATGCCAGCTGATGATTCTATGAATTAGGTGTTCGAAAAATTCAAGATGTTCTTGAGGCTAATCGTATTTTGACTAACCTTATTTCTGCGCGATAGGCTTTGTTCAGCTACAAATTAAATCGCATACCTGAATGTAGAGTATTTTAAACCATTCGACAAGTATTCCATGCATCTAATTTGGCCAATTGAGTTGCCAATCCATATAAAAGTGCTTATGAGGAGATTTTCTCTTGTCAAAGTGGGAAACAGCCTCTTAAGTAGAAAAGATTGAGAATTAGTGGTTGGAAAGGGGTAGACAATAAGATGGATAGTAAGTTAGGGCGTTGGCAAGAAACCTCTTATCCATtggtgggagttcattgagtagtACACCTCTGTTGTCAATTGGCTTACATTGTGTTTATCTAAGGATTTGGGAGTGCCAGGTGTGGTGGATTTTTAACTTGATGAGTCTGTCGTTGTTGGGCAAATGGTGGTTGAAACTGCATAAAAAACAGGGAATTTGGAGTGACATCCTGAATAAGAAGTATTGCTCTGACACACCTCTGAAGTGGAGCGGGACCCAAGAATGGGGATTCTCACTTTTTGGCAGGGCCTATTAGAAGTGAAGGATCAATATTTTGCATGCTGTAAAACTGTTGTTGGTGATGGGAAGAATACCCTGTTCTGGGAGGATAAGTGGATTAGAGATTGACCTCCGTCACATATTGTACCCAGACTGTAAGCAAGATTAGAGATGGAATGGGGTTGGAGGACCGTGAGTATAGTAACCATAGGTGCTGCTGCTTCTGAAGATGTTGAAAAATTTAATGATGCAGTGTTGCCAACTGATGATGTAGCAAATGACCCCGTTGGCTTCGGTGACCAAAGCTGGAAGCCACCACCTGGTAAACGTACTACAGCCCGTGTGATAATCCTCTGTAGAAGCAACCTATTAAGAGGTTATGTGTGTTAACAGGCCGTTGGAAGAATACTTGCATCATGAAtgctagaggaagagtgtgagattGTTGTGTAGCTGTCCTGAAGAAATTTGATCAGCTCTCCGACAGAGCAGTTAGCCTGAATTATTGGAGCTGGTATTAATGAACACTGGTAATGGGTTCTAATCCGTATGGTTGAACTGGTTATCTAGTTGTCGGCACCTGATCAGTATAATTGGAGTTTTCCGTACCGCTAGTATTTTCTGTTCCTTGTAGCGTGTTGATTGAATATAAATTTGTTTTGGCTACAACAGCTCTGGTACTTGTACTTATCTTGATGCTCCTCCCACGATGATACAAAATGATGGTTGCTCTGTCATATATTCGTTGAAGTAAAAGTGTTAGTCGAGCATAATTATGAAGAAGTGCTGCATGCCATTGTTTGTGTGGCTGGCTGCCAATAATCTGGTGTTTTTTAACGCGCTACATGTTGCCCAAGCACCAAGCAGCATTTTCGCTGGAGCACTGGGTAAACTAgataataccccgcgcgttgctgcgggaacacATGCTAAATATTAAGATCCTTACTTGAGTTATCTGTTGGAGAACTATAGATTATCATTGAAAGTCCATCAGAGTATGACTAACAAACAACCTTCGCCAGCTTTAAAAAGAATTGTTTTTCATAGGAATATGAAGAATTAGTGAACCACAAAGTTATGCTGAAAAAATATGTTTCCTATGAACAACCCAATATCACAATGTAACTACAGTAAAGTCAACCACAAAGTTATCATAATTGTGAGTGTTACATCTTATCTAAGTATGTAACAGTACTATATGGCACACATACTTACAGTCAGTAGTGATACTTACATACCAAAATGTTTTTTTTAATACATATATAGTAGTAAAGGCGTTCCATATAAGGTGGTTGAAATCTTGACGATACTATTTTGTCTACAGATGCTATTTATTAAATCATGCTTTtattttttgagaacatatttctTTGATCGTGTCAAGATCTTGAACGGAGTGGAGCTGATCAATTCTTCAACAAACTTTTTCATGGATTTCTTTTGTCATGTTAAGATATTCAACCGAGTGTAGCTGATCAATTCTTCAATGAGAGTGTTGAGATTTGATATAGACATGTATGGAGAGTTGCCTGCACATTAGAATACAAACAAAAACAATATGGAGATGAAAGAGGTTAATTTAGCACGTCATACTCATGTTATGACACGAAAATTGTAACATGGAACCCAAGTCAGG
This window of the Triticum aestivum cultivar Chinese Spring chromosome 5D, IWGSC CS RefSeq v2.1, whole genome shotgun sequence genome carries:
- the LOC123119511 gene encoding uncharacterized protein yields the protein MEQDGGASRRPVTSGTIVDELPPVLPFICVQWTAHRFYGQVISWTDISVSDGPPREDDIIQPLPMPAFFWPHLRRLALHRTTARATVCVDQYVFLFIQGEHGNLDRPLDASNVQSSARSILQTDEGFAVPGGNPPGMNYIGRTGQVAAAFGEHVMAATRRTRDADTVMPARPQRVRASRWDEVACVCTRCADQMWYRPCCGEVSCRLCDVVYHRPGCTRAGRPVLVPPLFRTESGQRPPGAFVQLAHPEWQMFRYISGDRYVLTSFYQTEDAHYFHADRGIRIQAHLYRRDSPTSWAWRLEFVFTIMPTGPVDIVWWVYLAPQYV